A single Saccharolobus shibatae B12 DNA region contains:
- a CDS encoding isochorismatase family cysteine hydrolase: MSFFNVDEIKKLINRNNSVLVVWDVQEALVNSIFNKEEFIAKLKELIESARKYNVPIVYTMITPFPDRFQPKIRRSFNPGDIYKEVYPKEGDVILRKNTPSIFVGTNFELMLRNAGIYSIVFTGIATDIGVETSARHAQALGFIPIVAKEAVSSTDKEAHERSLLNMQKLMLVLSNKEIVELWEK; the protein is encoded by the coding sequence ATGTCTTTCTTTAACGTGGATGAAATAAAGAAGTTAATAAATAGGAACAATTCCGTATTAGTAGTATGGGATGTTCAAGAAGCATTAGTCAATTCAATTTTCAACAAGGAAGAGTTTATCGCAAAACTAAAGGAATTGATAGAATCTGCTAGAAAGTATAATGTACCAATAGTTTATACAATGATTACGCCTTTTCCCGATAGATTCCAGCCTAAAATTAGACGCTCATTTAACCCTGGTGATATTTACAAGGAGGTTTATCCAAAAGAGGGAGATGTCATCTTAAGGAAAAACACCCCAAGCATATTTGTGGGAACGAATTTTGAGCTAATGTTAAGGAACGCTGGTATTTACTCAATAGTCTTCACTGGAATAGCTACGGACATTGGAGTGGAAACTTCAGCGAGACATGCACAAGCTTTAGGTTTTATACCAATCGTTGCAAAAGAAGCCGTATCATCAACTGATAAGGAGGCCCATGAGAGATCGTTATTAAATATGCAAAAACTGATGCTTGTGTTATCAAATAAAGAGATTGTTGAATTATGGGAGAAGTAA
- a CDS encoding DUF3311 domain-containing protein, translating to MAGKFYVIVGILALLFIILYSLLPFYSKNDPTLLGLPLFYWYQIILMPIGALVFYAVVTIVRD from the coding sequence ATGGCGGGAAAGTTTTATGTGATAGTAGGGATTTTAGCTCTACTCTTCATAATACTATACTCTCTATTACCATTCTATTCCAAAAATGATCCGACGCTCCTAGGACTACCCCTATTTTATTGGTATCAAATTATCCTAATGCCAATAGGGGCTCTTGTGTTCTACGCGGTTGTTACAATCGTAAGGGATTGA
- a CDS encoding amidohydrolase family protein: MIDFHFHAPVKEFLDFLGEYAEPAIKYFNAKVEVKGLKEILDYYESFGIKRFVVLPIDSTTFLGRRIPNQVINLDDRIVKFISVDPLKPNAIEELKKAIREFEPIGVKLHPQLQGFNPLDERVLKLYEIIDSHELVVVFHTGTSGIGAGVKSSIRLDYGRPIYFDEIAVRYNNMKIVLAHFGWPWTEEAIAIALHKPNVYLDLSGWAPKYIPQAIWNNAKRLSDKLLFGSDFPLIRPERWIEEFKSVNLSQDIKDKILKHNAERLIRKS, from the coding sequence ATGATAGATTTTCATTTTCATGCTCCCGTTAAAGAGTTTTTAGATTTTTTAGGAGAGTATGCTGAACCCGCTATTAAATACTTTAATGCGAAGGTTGAAGTTAAGGGATTAAAGGAGATTTTAGATTATTACGAGTCTTTCGGGATAAAGAGGTTTGTTGTATTACCGATAGATTCCACGACGTTTTTGGGCAGAAGAATTCCAAATCAAGTGATTAACCTAGATGATAGGATTGTGAAATTTATTTCAGTTGATCCATTAAAACCAAACGCTATCGAGGAACTAAAAAAGGCAATAAGGGAGTTTGAGCCAATAGGTGTTAAATTACATCCACAGTTGCAAGGTTTCAATCCTCTAGACGAAAGGGTATTAAAACTTTACGAGATAATTGATAGCCATGAACTAGTAGTTGTATTTCACACCGGTACATCTGGTATTGGGGCTGGTGTAAAATCAAGTATTAGGTTAGACTACGGCAGACCAATTTACTTTGATGAAATAGCAGTGAGGTATAATAACATGAAAATCGTATTAGCTCATTTCGGTTGGCCATGGACTGAAGAAGCAATAGCAATCGCATTACATAAGCCCAACGTTTATTTAGATCTTTCAGGTTGGGCTCCTAAATATATTCCACAAGCGATTTGGAATAATGCGAAAAGACTTAGCGATAAATTATTGTTTGGCTCAGATTTTCCTCTGATAAGGCCAGAACGTTGGATAGAGGAGTTCAAGAGTGTAAATTTAAGCCAAGATATTAAGGATAAAATATTGAAGCATAATGCTGAGAGGTTAATAAGGAAGAGTTAA
- a CDS encoding amidohydrolase family protein, whose translation MIKVIDTHVHYHIYARKIPEHCKEFLENVEETRMTLKNEFVEIEKILLVPSHPCHSDDCYDGFYIDYEERKRNPDLYLQWGEVNPWRCDVRRELDKQYSLGIIGIKLHPVHHAFKPNAYREEEGGLKQLLYVYEFAEDHDLPILIHTGTSIGVESRNKYADPIYADDVAKDFPKLRIILAHAGRPLWYNTAFHMARFTRNVFLEISSIPPKNILKVLPRLHEISDKVIYGSDFPAFKGQDLAEYAYQVYNVLKDEKIMRDNAKRILKIS comes from the coding sequence ATGATAAAAGTTATTGATACTCATGTTCATTATCACATATACGCTAGAAAAATTCCTGAACACTGTAAGGAATTCTTAGAGAATGTTGAGGAAACAAGGATGACTTTAAAGAATGAGTTTGTCGAAATTGAAAAAATCCTTCTTGTTCCCTCACACCCATGCCATAGTGATGACTGTTATGATGGTTTCTATATCGATTACGAGGAGAGAAAGAGAAATCCAGATCTTTATCTGCAATGGGGAGAAGTAAACCCGTGGAGATGTGATGTTAGGAGAGAGTTAGATAAACAGTATTCGTTAGGTATTATAGGAATTAAGCTACATCCTGTACATCATGCCTTCAAGCCTAATGCGTATAGAGAAGAGGAAGGAGGACTAAAGCAACTACTTTACGTGTATGAATTCGCTGAAGATCACGATTTACCTATCCTAATTCACACTGGAACAAGTATAGGAGTGGAAAGTAGAAATAAATATGCTGATCCGATTTACGCTGATGACGTTGCTAAGGATTTCCCGAAACTTAGGATAATCCTAGCACATGCGGGGAGACCACTATGGTACAATACTGCATTCCACATGGCTCGTTTTACACGAAACGTGTTCCTAGAGATCTCGTCTATTCCCCCTAAGAACATATTGAAAGTATTACCTAGATTACACGAAATTTCAGATAAGGTAATTTACGGAAGTGATTTCCCAGCATTTAAGGGGCAAGATTTGGCTGAATACGCCTATCAAGTATATAATGTTTTAAAGGATGAGAAGATAATGAGAGATAACGCTAAAAGAATATTAAAAATTAGTTGA
- a CDS encoding DUF973 family protein: protein MMSYSEVEYKGLSYLKRGNIEIIIIILIELLAILFTYLMEYLGLPTPLQEFLVLLPSSAVSTLLTILTYLDIQRGFYTLGKAEVNIGIGNIISSLFLVLSILAIVGVVTYTLSLVFNGITSSILNPIQTLLELFAFITFIMLGFSYRLIGNHYGSNHLSIGGIVLILGVIIFIFKLEYGGLLAFIGLIITYIGLGNLTAVKRPVTTPPPPQASSTPIEITSSTNVSSSSSTPNITAHGGILRSNGEAFIAVSSDIEEEILSSIILNTDYSTNEITPKALSKGYNSIKINFNTNLQQLTPGNTYTIRLILANGRNVDINVAFQP from the coding sequence GTGATGAGTTACAGTGAAGTAGAATATAAGGGCTTAAGTTATTTAAAGAGAGGTAATATTGAAATCATTATCATAATATTAATTGAGCTACTTGCAATACTATTCACTTACCTCATGGAATATCTAGGCTTACCCACACCACTACAGGAGTTCCTAGTGTTATTACCTTCCTCAGCAGTATCCACATTATTGACAATCCTAACATATCTCGATATTCAACGAGGTTTTTACACATTAGGAAAGGCAGAAGTAAATATTGGGATAGGAAATATAATATCGTCCTTGTTCCTAGTATTATCGATATTGGCAATAGTTGGAGTTGTGACGTATACATTGTCTTTAGTATTTAACGGTATCACTAGTTCAATACTTAACCCAATACAGACATTATTGGAGTTGTTTGCGTTTATAACGTTTATAATGTTGGGATTTTCGTATAGGCTAATCGGTAATCACTATGGGAGTAATCACTTATCAATAGGAGGAATTGTTTTAATTTTAGGGGTTATTATATTCATCTTTAAACTAGAATATGGGGGACTCTTGGCATTTATAGGTTTAATCATTACGTATATAGGACTTGGTAACTTAACAGCCGTGAAAAGGCCCGTTACTACTCCGCCTCCACCTCAAGCCTCTTCTACTCCTATTGAAATTACTTCATCTACTAATGTTTCAAGCAGTTCTTCTACTCCTAATATTACTGCACATGGTGGAATATTGAGAAGTAATGGAGAAGCGTTTATTGCTGTCTCCTCTGATATTGAAGAGGAAATACTCAGTTCTATTATTCTAAATACAGATTACTCTACAAATGAGATCACACCAAAGGCATTATCAAAAGGTTATAATTCCATAAAAATAAACTTCAACACTAATTTACAACAACTTACCCCTGGAAATACTTATACAATTAGACTAATTTTAGCAAATGGAAGAAATGTTGATATTAATGTTGCTTTTCAACCTTAA
- a CDS encoding antitoxin VapB family protein has translation MCLNLRLNTAKTITISEEAYRLLLKEKRNGESFSDVIVKLIKGNRRKVMKYAGIWSDMNDEETNKLFKDLEKIWVR, from the coding sequence TTGTGTTTAAACTTACGTTTAAACACGGCAAAGACGATTACTATTTCAGAAGAGGCGTATAGGTTATTACTTAAGGAGAAGAGGAATGGGGAGAGTTTTTCAGATGTCATTGTAAAGCTTATAAAGGGTAATAGGAGAAAGGTAATGAAATACGCTGGAATTTGGTCAGATATGAATGATGAAGAGACTAACAAACTTTTTAAAGACTTAGAGAAAATATGGGTAAGATAG
- a CDS encoding phytoene desaturase family protein, with amino-acid sequence MKYDVIIIGAGHNGLVSSIYLAQKGLKVLVIEARNRPGGMSDTEEYKGVKYSRASYVLGLFPKRIQEELGVIFPTVDSDVADVFVTEDGKVVNIWRNKEKRLEEFKRLGQTKYPKMEELLFKIKEKIEKEMQYVTKPPSFEDFMNAVEGTELEIFTQPSRKFLNEYLDEEFQPYFSYGFMYDLPAYVLAYYFSLDWKIVRGGMGKVGEILMNRAKQLGVDFIFNTKVNEIIIKDNVATGVRTNADKIIESKIVINAASPVLLNKLTNGLLKVYHPEFRPGWKRDTLILRELPNLPDYMRNHLDTLFTLPVGEVTIPSAVDNSLGGHVMTIMGSYEEAKDFFPDLEKKVVHVDRLDAYKLEREYNAPFGDMNHMPMYTEYLFDGRPIKGWGYTTPVKNLYVTGSGTYPGGQVTGVPGRNAAMKIITDLGIL; translated from the coding sequence ATGAAATATGATGTAATAATTATTGGTGCTGGCCATAATGGTCTAGTTTCCTCAATATATTTGGCTCAAAAAGGGCTTAAGGTATTAGTCATTGAGGCCAGAAATAGGCCCGGTGGAATGAGCGACACTGAAGAATATAAGGGAGTAAAATATAGTAGGGCGTCATACGTATTAGGTCTATTTCCTAAAAGAATTCAAGAGGAATTGGGGGTAATTTTTCCTACAGTTGACTCAGATGTTGCTGACGTTTTCGTTACTGAAGATGGAAAGGTTGTGAATATATGGAGAAATAAGGAGAAAAGACTTGAGGAGTTTAAGCGACTAGGTCAAACCAAATACCCTAAAATGGAGGAATTATTGTTCAAGATTAAGGAGAAGATTGAAAAGGAAATGCAATACGTTACCAAACCGCCTTCCTTCGAGGACTTTATGAACGCAGTAGAAGGAACTGAACTTGAGATATTTACACAACCATCTAGAAAGTTCCTAAATGAATATCTAGATGAGGAATTTCAACCTTATTTCTCATATGGATTTATGTACGATTTACCAGCTTATGTTCTGGCATATTACTTTAGTCTAGACTGGAAGATAGTGAGGGGTGGAATGGGAAAAGTAGGAGAAATATTAATGAATAGAGCCAAACAATTGGGTGTTGACTTTATATTCAATACAAAGGTGAATGAGATAATCATAAAGGATAACGTAGCAACAGGTGTGAGAACTAATGCTGACAAAATTATTGAGAGTAAAATAGTGATTAATGCTGCAAGTCCGGTTTTGCTGAACAAGTTGACCAACGGATTACTGAAAGTTTATCATCCGGAGTTCAGGCCCGGTTGGAAGAGGGATACTTTAATATTGAGGGAACTACCAAATCTACCGGATTACATGAGAAATCATCTGGATACGTTATTTACGCTACCAGTAGGTGAAGTTACTATTCCTTCAGCTGTTGATAATAGCCTAGGAGGTCATGTGATGACAATTATGGGTAGTTATGAAGAGGCTAAAGACTTCTTCCCAGACTTGGAAAAGAAGGTGGTTCATGTTGATAGATTAGATGCTTATAAACTTGAGAGAGAATACAATGCCCCCTTCGGAGATATGAATCATATGCCCATGTATACGGAATACTTATTCGATGGTAGACCAATTAAAGGTTGGGGATACACTACTCCAGTTAAGAACTTGTACGTAACTGGTTCTGGAACTTACCCAGGAGGACAAGTTACTGGAGTACCTGGAAGAAACGCTGCAATGAAGATTATAACTGATTTAGGTATCTTATAA
- a CDS encoding DUF488 domain-containing protein: MLLTIGHSNRSLEDFIEILKKYNVEILIDVRRWPKSSRYPHFNKENLKKALEQSGIEYLWKEQLGGYRKIGKDVEDIAIGKCFKSEGFRAYAIYILTNERAMETLEEVRGINKIKVIMCAEKFPWNCHRKIISDWFFARGDEVLHIIDKESTIKHKLTTCAEIVKNNLNYK, encoded by the coding sequence ATGTTGTTGACTATTGGTCATTCAAATAGAAGCTTAGAAGATTTTATCGAAATATTAAAGAAGTATAACGTGGAGATATTAATAGATGTAAGGAGATGGCCTAAAAGTTCTAGATATCCACACTTTAACAAGGAGAATCTCAAAAAGGCTTTGGAACAAAGTGGTATAGAATACTTATGGAAGGAACAGTTAGGAGGATATAGGAAAATCGGAAAAGACGTTGAGGATATAGCTATTGGCAAATGCTTTAAGAGCGAGGGTTTTAGAGCTTATGCAATTTACATTCTAACTAACGAAAGGGCTATGGAAACATTAGAGGAGGTTAGGGGAATTAATAAGATAAAGGTAATCATGTGCGCTGAGAAGTTTCCTTGGAATTGCCATAGAAAGATAATTTCTGATTGGTTTTTTGCTAGGGGAGATGAAGTATTACACATAATAGATAAGGAAAGCACTATCAAACATAAACTCACTACATGTGCAGAAATTGTGAAAAATAATTTAAACTATAAATAA
- a CDS encoding type II toxin-antitoxin system VapC family toxin produces the protein MGKIECKCLDSDILIDFLRGKKKAVSYIDIIKNNFRIVTAVVNAFELYYTAYKYNRDIEKIDEFMQSIEILPFTLTEAKKAAEIKAKLESEGEMIGLKDVLISSIAISNSCDIVTRNVKHFSKILGVKVENWR, from the coding sequence ATGGGTAAGATAGAATGTAAATGCTTAGATAGTGATATATTAATTGATTTCTTAAGAGGTAAGAAAAAAGCTGTAAGTTACATTGATATTATAAAAAACAATTTTAGGATAGTAACAGCAGTGGTTAATGCATTCGAATTGTATTACACCGCTTATAAGTATAATCGAGATATTGAGAAAATTGACGAATTTATGCAGTCCATTGAAATACTTCCATTTACCCTAACTGAGGCTAAGAAAGCAGCTGAGATAAAAGCGAAACTTGAGAGTGAAGGGGAAATGATAGGATTAAAAGATGTATTAATTAGCTCTATTGCAATTTCAAATTCTTGTGACATAGTTACCAGAAATGTAAAACATTTCAGTAAAATTCTAGGAGTTAAAGTCGAGAATTGGAGGTAA
- a CDS encoding sodium:solute symporter family protein — protein sequence MDGLHVSIISLVLFVILFVVFVYLGFYGSRWRRGDLSKLHEWALAGRRLGPYLMWFLLTADLYTAYTFIAVPSLVLASGPVGFFAAFYSAVTPFIALLFMPRLWTIAKNKGYVTAADFIKDRFNNKILAGLVAITGVVAELPYIALQIVGMQVALLILLLGLGVSNVSLASDLSLLVAFIILAAFVFTSGLRGAALTAVYKDIIILGTVISIAIYVPLAFGGFSGAFHNALTLSSQINLALNNVNKPIFYNYLPNTLAAQTAYISLAIGSAFALYLYPHAVNASVSSDSKKSLKLSLALQPFYSIILAIIALFGILVYANPNVVSFIAKTHSGAVAVPALIGYSMPDWFVGIALLGIFIGGLVPAAIMAIGAANLLTRNIIKEFKPNMSPSTESALAKWISTAFKFLALALVFATPSTYAIQLQLLGGIIILQTLPSVFLGLYTNKLNGYALVGGWAGGMFSGIYLTLLANHFGPLKTSSFLTPLGPMYIGVISTLINLAIGVIGTAIAYGVGWRPVSNIRAEEIG from the coding sequence ATGGATGGGTTACACGTCTCGATAATTTCACTAGTGCTGTTTGTAATTTTATTTGTAGTTTTTGTATATTTGGGCTTTTATGGAAGTAGATGGAGAAGAGGAGATCTATCAAAGCTTCATGAATGGGCACTAGCAGGAAGAAGATTAGGACCATACTTGATGTGGTTCCTACTAACTGCCGATTTATATACTGCATACACATTTATTGCAGTACCCTCTCTAGTTTTAGCTAGTGGTCCAGTTGGATTTTTCGCAGCCTTTTACTCTGCAGTCACACCGTTCATAGCCCTACTCTTCATGCCTAGATTATGGACGATTGCAAAAAACAAGGGGTACGTTACAGCAGCTGACTTCATTAAGGATAGATTTAACAACAAGATTCTAGCTGGTCTTGTCGCAATTACTGGTGTGGTTGCTGAATTGCCCTATATAGCGTTACAAATTGTGGGTATGCAAGTAGCATTACTTATCCTGTTACTAGGTTTAGGAGTTAGTAACGTTTCATTAGCAAGTGATTTAAGCCTTTTAGTAGCCTTCATAATTTTGGCAGCATTCGTATTTACGAGTGGTCTTAGGGGTGCGGCGTTAACTGCAGTATATAAGGATATCATAATTTTGGGTACAGTAATAAGCATTGCAATCTATGTCCCATTAGCTTTTGGAGGATTTTCAGGTGCATTCCATAACGCTCTAACATTAAGCTCACAAATTAATTTAGCATTAAATAATGTTAATAAACCAATTTTCTATAATTATTTACCTAACACCCTTGCTGCACAAACTGCTTATATTTCCTTAGCCATTGGAAGCGCATTCGCCCTCTATCTATATCCTCATGCTGTAAATGCAAGTGTAAGTTCAGATTCTAAGAAATCACTTAAATTATCCCTAGCATTACAGCCCTTCTACTCGATCATATTAGCCATTATAGCCCTATTTGGTATCCTGGTTTACGCTAACCCCAATGTGGTTAGTTTTATCGCTAAAACACATTCTGGTGCAGTAGCTGTTCCCGCTCTAATAGGGTATTCGATGCCAGATTGGTTTGTTGGAATAGCGTTATTGGGAATTTTCATAGGAGGTCTGGTTCCTGCAGCTATAATGGCAATTGGAGCAGCTAATCTCCTTACTAGGAACATTATAAAGGAGTTTAAACCTAATATGTCTCCTAGCACAGAATCAGCCCTAGCTAAATGGATTTCCACTGCGTTTAAATTTTTAGCCTTAGCCCTAGTATTCGCTACACCATCAACTTATGCCATACAGTTACAATTATTAGGTGGGATAATTATTTTACAAACTTTACCTTCAGTGTTCCTAGGACTTTATACTAATAAGCTCAATGGTTATGCGTTAGTTGGAGGTTGGGCGGGAGGAATGTTTAGTGGTATATATCTAACATTATTGGCTAATCACTTCGGCCCACTGAAAACCTCATCTTTCTTAACACCTTTAGGGCCAATGTATATAGGAGTAATATCAACTCTTATTAACTTAGCCATAGGAGTAATTGGGACCGCAATAGCCTACGGAGTAGGCTGGAGACCAGTAAGCAATATAAGGGCAGAAGAAATAGGTTAA